In the genome of Thermosphaera aggregans DSM 11486, one region contains:
- a CDS encoding elongator complex protein 3, translated as MNVEILGKVRKPSRMLSGITVVAVMTHPLPCPGRCYYCPGGIEYNAPKSYFGNEPAVRRARRNRFHPFYQVFERLKQYEAMGHRPSKIEVIVMGGTFLALPDSYKRWFIASIYEAFNRYPLRYPPWEIDLENSMLRNETAPLRVIGLTIETRPDYGKEKHADELLSYGATKVELGVQSIHDDVLQRVNRGHGVRDSIESTRILRDAGFKICYHVMLGLPGSDFDRDLEMIKTLFENPDFRPDMLKIYPTEVIEGTKLYEWWKQGLYKPYHDDEVVELISEAYKYIPEYVRVMRIRRDIPADEIADGTRMANLRELVEKRAMEKGVLIREIRFREAGLQSYKHGLFPDASRTRIKRLTYEAGGGVEEFLSVEDFESNIIIGFLRMRIPSEKAHRWEVDSKTAIIRELHVYGPETPVGDKGYWWQHVGWGRKLMSEAERIASEEYGVRKVLVISGVGAREYYRKLGYFRPPSSPYMWKILF; from the coding sequence ATGAATGTTGAAATACTGGGGAAAGTGAGGAAGCCTTCGAGAATGCTCAGCGGTATAACCGTGGTAGCCGTCATGACCCATCCTCTTCCATGCCCAGGAAGATGCTATTATTGCCCAGGTGGAATAGAATACAACGCTCCTAAAAGCTACTTTGGCAACGAGCCGGCTGTTAGAAGAGCTCGCAGAAACAGGTTCCACCCGTTCTACCAGGTCTTCGAGAGGCTGAAGCAGTATGAAGCAATGGGTCATAGACCCAGTAAAATAGAAGTTATTGTTATGGGAGGAACTTTCCTCGCGCTTCCCGACAGTTACAAGAGATGGTTTATTGCAAGCATATATGAGGCTTTTAACAGGTATCCCCTTAGGTATCCGCCGTGGGAGATTGATTTAGAGAACTCAATGCTCAGAAACGAGACCGCACCATTAAGGGTTATAGGCTTGACTATTGAGACGAGGCCGGATTATGGGAAAGAGAAACATGCTGACGAGTTATTATCGTATGGGGCTACCAAGGTGGAGTTGGGTGTTCAAAGCATACACGATGATGTTCTTCAGAGAGTAAACCGAGGTCATGGAGTTAGAGATAGTATAGAATCCACAAGGATTTTGAGGGATGCAGGTTTCAAAATATGCTATCATGTAATGCTTGGGCTTCCTGGGAGTGATTTCGACAGGGATTTAGAGATGATTAAAACCTTGTTTGAAAACCCTGACTTCCGTCCTGACATGCTTAAAATATATCCCACCGAAGTAATAGAGGGTACAAAACTCTACGAATGGTGGAAGCAGGGCCTCTATAAACCCTACCACGACGACGAAGTCGTTGAGCTTATCAGTGAAGCGTATAAATATATCCCCGAGTACGTCAGGGTGATGAGGATTAGAAGAGATATTCCCGCCGACGAGATAGCGGATGGAACGAGAATGGCCAATCTTAGGGAATTAGTTGAGAAAAGAGCAATGGAGAAAGGCGTTTTGATCAGAGAAATAAGGTTCCGGGAGGCGGGGCTCCAATCCTACAAGCACGGGTTATTCCCAGATGCTTCCAGGACTAGGATTAAAAGGCTCACTTACGAGGCAGGGGGTGGCGTCGAGGAATTCTTAAGCGTTGAAGATTTCGAGTCGAATATAATTATTGGTTTTTTAAGAATGAGGATACCAAGCGAGAAAGCCCATAGATGGGAAGTTGACTCGAAGACTGCCATTATAAGAGAGCTTCATGTATATGGCCCGGAAACTCCTGTTGGGGACAAGGGTTACTGGTGGCAACACGTAGGGTGGGGTAGGAAGCTTATGAGTGAGGCTGAGAGGATAGCTTCAGAAGAGTATGGGGTTAGGAAGGTCTTAGTCATTAGCGGAGTAGGCGCTAGAGAATACTATAGGAAGCTGGGCTATTTCAGACCGCCGAGTAGCCCCTACATGTGGAAAATTCTATTTTGA
- a CDS encoding glycosyltransferase family 2 protein, which translates to MWSEPLDSVVKVVAGLWLVYVSIAVAGGVAYFIYKPRKSLLKSANYEIVVVSKADERVKNSLLEVVRYHLKKFGKLTVVIDEGAPLTNTLKSIKSLNLIIVPSSYRRDLVGKGRALNYFIENHVDDGKWYVFIDDDNLILDDTFLYEIPYYEEKGFVAGNGILLPRPGRSKIAYVMDWIRYVDDLTLYRFFTGLVSRPLLGLHGELLIVKGKVLKEIGFAFKSITEDFRFATELIKRGYKTWQSETRVSIKSPNSLRDLVKQRGRWFKGMLSDIKYSPLPMKLIVGFRSVIWSFNFASTLLIGPLLAYVGLIWMLIPGSLYYLGSYAYGVYRSRKPYMLLLIPFFGFIEASSRVYGLISVNDFIVIDKN; encoded by the coding sequence GTGTGGTCTGAACCACTGGACAGTGTTGTCAAGGTAGTAGCGGGTTTATGGCTAGTCTACGTCTCCATAGCGGTGGCAGGGGGTGTCGCATACTTCATATACAAGCCGCGGAAAAGCTTGCTAAAGTCGGCCAATTACGAGATAGTAGTAGTCTCGAAAGCTGATGAAAGAGTTAAAAACAGCCTCCTCGAAGTAGTGAGATACCATTTGAAGAAGTTTGGGAAACTCACAGTAGTTATAGATGAAGGTGCGCCTTTAACCAATACTTTAAAATCAATCAAATCCCTAAACCTCATAATCGTCCCATCCTCCTACCGGAGAGACCTTGTGGGGAAGGGGCGTGCCTTAAACTACTTTATCGAAAACCACGTGGATGATGGGAAATGGTACGTGTTCATTGATGACGACAATTTAATCCTCGACGATACCTTCCTTTACGAGATACCCTATTATGAGGAAAAGGGTTTTGTAGCGGGCAACGGCATATTATTGCCTAGGCCGGGGAGGAGCAAAATAGCCTACGTTATGGACTGGATAAGGTATGTTGATGATTTAACACTATACAGGTTTTTCACCGGGCTGGTTTCACGCCCCCTGCTAGGACTCCACGGAGAGTTATTGATAGTTAAGGGAAAAGTCCTCAAGGAAATAGGATTCGCGTTCAAGTCCATAACAGAGGATTTCAGATTCGCTACAGAACTAATTAAAAGAGGTTATAAAACATGGCAATCCGAGACCAGGGTGTCAATTAAGAGCCCGAACAGCTTGAGAGATCTAGTGAAACAGCGTGGCAGATGGTTCAAAGGAATGTTATCGGATATAAAATACAGCCCGCTCCCTATGAAACTGATAGTGGGATTCCGCAGCGTAATATGGAGCTTCAACTTTGCTTCAACCCTCCTAATTGGACCATTACTAGCGTACGTGGGCCTAATATGGATGTTGATACCTGGAAGCCTGTACTACCTGGGCTCCTACGCTTATGGAGTTTACAGGTCTAGAAAACCATACATGCTCCTTCTCATCCCGTTTTTCGGCTTCATAGAAGCTTCTTCGAGAGTTTACGGGTTAATTAGCGTGAACGATTTCATAGTTATTGATAAAAACTAG
- a CDS encoding DNA polymerase domain-containing protein, which yields MREKWLLDASIRDDKVVLSLYDEENHAVKEHETELVFHGYIISENPISLAEEIGGLDGVVSSRVEKFRIPPYYVDTVDVVVFKTKSYRLLRKLLNQGIGKGLKPVNNHPHPLVEALYRAGIRPLTRVNVDEKNTPATVEWRPADKDPAVDYVVLRVEHGYFVAETPGGENRFWELRDVAEFIVSNKFLLAFTDELTYLRLLEAEPSLARKVYRWVTGGGFHPSEYFEWSRLSYTPLSMMGNVSIGKILTTLEALLARDRKLLVDKTYGRREPWRTVRELLVYDRGGVVYQPSPGLYWGVCQVDFKSLYPSIIVKHNVSGETVDKPSCLNRTSFHWSPHTVCMDEEGVVPGSIRRLIELKELYDELGKKTGEELYEYRKSAVKWILVASFGYLGYRNSLFGSVMAHELVTSTSRELMRRARLVVEEKGYRVIHAIVDSVFIQGVASPEECVRVKELIEEATGFKAKVEAHYTWLYIPRDVKGLKGVANRYYGLLSSGELKAKGIMMVRGDTPILVKKAQYEALLELSKAVRPAEMASRLARAHAIIDSYVEKLRKGVFNVLDLVILRNAREGYVKPPAYVFEGEPPYRLAYVSGKLRYLEKVESLMIDVNKYIELLEKARRELPSKKDVEALMAGGE from the coding sequence TTGCGTGAAAAGTGGCTCCTTGACGCGTCGATAAGGGATGATAAGGTTGTCCTATCCTTATACGATGAGGAAAACCATGCTGTGAAGGAGCATGAGACTGAGTTGGTCTTTCATGGGTACATCATCTCTGAAAACCCGATTTCGCTAGCAGAGGAGATCGGGGGTTTAGACGGGGTTGTTTCCTCGCGGGTTGAGAAGTTCAGGATTCCTCCTTACTACGTTGACACGGTCGACGTCGTGGTGTTCAAGACCAAGAGCTACAGGTTGTTGAGAAAACTATTGAACCAGGGTATTGGGAAAGGTTTGAAACCTGTAAACAACCATCCTCACCCGCTGGTTGAGGCTTTATACAGGGCTGGAATACGCCCCCTCACAAGAGTTAATGTTGATGAGAAAAATACTCCTGCTACAGTGGAATGGCGTCCTGCCGATAAGGATCCTGCAGTGGACTACGTAGTGTTGCGCGTTGAGCACGGGTATTTCGTAGCGGAGACGCCGGGCGGTGAGAACCGTTTCTGGGAATTAAGAGATGTTGCAGAATTCATTGTTTCAAACAAGTTCCTCCTAGCGTTCACTGATGAGTTAACCTATTTGCGGCTTCTCGAAGCAGAACCCAGCCTGGCTCGTAAAGTGTATAGGTGGGTTACCGGAGGGGGCTTCCATCCATCGGAATACTTCGAATGGAGCAGGCTGAGCTATACGCCGTTAAGCATGATGGGCAACGTTAGCATAGGCAAGATCCTCACCACACTGGAGGCATTGCTTGCGAGGGATAGGAAGCTTCTAGTTGATAAAACCTATGGGAGGAGAGAGCCTTGGAGAACCGTGAGGGAGCTATTGGTTTATGACAGGGGAGGAGTAGTATATCAGCCTAGTCCGGGGCTTTACTGGGGGGTCTGCCAAGTAGATTTCAAAAGCCTATACCCGAGCATAATAGTCAAACATAATGTTTCAGGCGAGACCGTAGACAAGCCTTCCTGCTTAAACAGAACAAGCTTCCACTGGTCCCCCCACACGGTGTGCATGGATGAGGAGGGGGTGGTACCTGGGAGCATTCGGAGGCTGATAGAGTTGAAAGAGCTTTACGATGAACTGGGGAAAAAGACTGGCGAGGAGCTTTACGAATATAGGAAGAGCGCTGTTAAGTGGATACTTGTCGCCAGCTTCGGGTATTTAGGATACAGGAACAGCTTGTTCGGCTCGGTAATGGCGCATGAACTTGTCACAAGCACCAGCAGGGAGTTGATGAGGCGTGCTAGGCTGGTCGTGGAGGAAAAAGGGTACAGAGTTATCCATGCAATAGTCGACAGCGTGTTCATCCAAGGAGTTGCCTCCCCCGAGGAGTGCGTGAGGGTTAAGGAATTGATTGAGGAAGCAACGGGTTTCAAAGCCAAGGTTGAGGCCCACTACACATGGCTTTACATACCGCGGGACGTGAAGGGTTTGAAAGGCGTTGCCAACAGGTATTATGGATTATTGTCCAGCGGAGAGTTGAAAGCTAAGGGTATAATGATGGTTAGAGGGGACACGCCAATCCTGGTTAAGAAAGCCCAGTATGAAGCCTTACTGGAATTGTCAAAGGCGGTGAGACCGGCTGAAATGGCTTCACGGCTTGCAAGAGCACACGCGATAATCGACTCCTATGTTGAAAAGCTTAGAAAAGGCGTTTTCAACGTTCTCGACCTAGTAATATTGCGCAATGCTAGAGAAGGCTATGTGAAACCGCCAGCCTATGTTTTCGAGGGAGAACCCCCATACAGGCTGGCATACGTGTCGGGAAAACTGCGTTACCTGGAAAAGGTGGAATCATTAATGATTGATGTAAACAAGTATATTGAACTATTGGAGAAAGCCAGGAGAGAGCTTCCCAGTAAAAAAGATGTTGAAGCACTCATGGCCGGCGGCGAGTGA
- a CDS encoding iron-containing alcohol dehydrogenase, producing MVTPLKKFKLRYADATLFFGEKSIADLEAWVRGKQIIGLVMSRSAAKTSGALQEVLEILTTHNIVYVPFNDVTPNPSASQAVSCAELFRKERVDSIIAIGGGSVIDVGKTVSLLINSNLSPSDLVKGVRAEKAIPLAAVNLTHGTGSEIDRYAVLTFEETGEKRGFTARYPEVSIDDPRFTLTLSRDQTLFTSLDAFYHAYESATSSYTNMFVQTLSSEAAEIIANNLPETVENLKSIEHRSRLLYASMIAGISIDIALTHLNHALEHAFSGLNPNLPHGEGLAILGPRIIYHVHKAVPEDSAVILKHLDPSIRPVAEDAEKAYTAVKEFQRKLGLERKLSDYGFGPDDIPSIVSYTMKMIKERYKSTPLIVNEDVIKDIILDAL from the coding sequence ATGGTTACGCCTCTGAAAAAGTTTAAACTCAGATACGCTGACGCGACCCTATTCTTTGGAGAAAAATCCATAGCAGACCTGGAGGCTTGGGTTCGAGGTAAGCAAATAATAGGGCTAGTGATGAGCAGGAGTGCGGCGAAAACTTCGGGAGCTCTTCAAGAAGTGCTTGAAATATTAACAACCCATAACATTGTTTACGTTCCCTTCAATGATGTAACCCCTAACCCCTCTGCATCCCAAGCTGTATCGTGCGCGGAACTTTTCAGGAAGGAGAGGGTTGACTCTATCATAGCAATAGGCGGAGGTAGCGTCATAGATGTTGGGAAAACCGTCTCCCTTCTGATAAACAGTAATCTCTCCCCTTCAGACCTTGTGAAAGGCGTCAGGGCCGAGAAGGCTATTCCACTAGCAGCGGTTAATCTGACGCATGGGACGGGTAGCGAAATAGACCGCTACGCGGTACTTACTTTTGAAGAGACGGGGGAAAAGAGAGGCTTCACCGCTAGATACCCCGAGGTATCGATAGATGATCCAAGGTTCACGCTGACGCTTTCAAGAGATCAAACATTATTCACATCTCTCGACGCTTTCTACCACGCCTACGAATCTGCAACCTCGTCCTACACGAACATGTTCGTGCAAACACTATCAAGCGAGGCCGCTGAGATCATCGCGAACAACTTGCCCGAGACCGTTGAAAACTTGAAATCCATTGAACACAGGTCTAGATTGTTATACGCTTCCATGATTGCTGGGATAAGCATTGACATAGCGCTAACACATCTAAACCACGCACTGGAACACGCATTCTCCGGGTTAAACCCTAATCTCCCCCACGGGGAGGGTCTCGCGATTCTTGGCCCTAGAATCATATATCACGTTCACAAAGCTGTGCCCGAGGACTCCGCCGTAATACTCAAACACCTAGACCCTTCTATAAGACCAGTGGCCGAAGATGCTGAGAAAGCATATACTGCGGTCAAGGAGTTTCAAAGAAAGCTCGGCTTAGAAAGGAAGCTGAGCGATTACGGCTTCGGACCCGACGACATACCCAGTATTGTCAGTTACACCATGAAAATGATCAAGGAAAGATATAAGTCAACGCCTCTGATTGTAAACGAGGACGTTATCAAAGACATTATTCTGGACGCACTGTAG